Genomic segment of Polycladomyces abyssicola:
TTACGATTCTTACAGAAATGGCTGTTGTTGCGATTACGATCTATGGTCATCGGGGGATTGAAGCAACGGAAAACATTGTTGCCACTTTAATGATCGTATTATCAGTGATAGTCTTCGGTTATATGTTTGTCACCTATGATATTGGAAACCTCATTCATATGGAGGCTAAGAAAAATCCAGCCATTACGGTGATGGTAGCATTTGATATAGTGGTTGCCACAGCTTTTTCCTGGATGCCTACCGTTTGTGATTTTAATCGGAATTGTATTTCTGAAAAAACGGGAATGATCGGAACTTATCTCGGATATAATCTTGCCTCTTTGATTGCCATGGGATTGGGAGCCACTGTGTCCGGTTTCTCTATCATGGGAAACATGAAGCAAACTTATGATCCTGTCGATTTGATTGGCCAGAATAATCCGATTTTAGGTTTAGTCGCGGCCATTGTAATATTCTTATCTGTATTATCGACGAACGTAATGGCTCTCTATAGTGCAACCATGTCCTACTTGTCTATTTTCTCTAGACATCGTTTCTGGGTGCCTACACTCGTAATGGGGATCATTAGCATCGTGGGTGCGCTGCTTAAAAACTGGTTATTGGAGCATTTCCAAAGCTTTTTGCTAATGATTGGTACGCTCTTTATTCCTGTAATCGCTGTTGTTTTGGTTGACTACTACATTTTAAAACACAAACATTATGATGTGAATGAGATTATAACAGGACAAAATAAAACATACTGGTATTGGAAGGGTGTGAATCTAAGGGCCTATCTGGCATATGTGATTGGTGCGGTCTTTGCTTACTATTTCTCGTATATTCAAACATTGCCGACAGGTGCTACCATACTGACGTTTCTCCTCACCTCTTTCATTTACTGGGCTTTAATGAAATTAGGTAAAAGCACTTCTTTATCTTATGACTATGAAAGCAGGGCAGTTTAGAATGACAGAAAAGAAGTATCAAATAGGCATCGTTCAAGCAAGGTTTGCGAATGGAGAAATAAAGAGAAACTTAGAAAAGATGAAGGAAATAGTTGAAAAATGCAAAGAAAGATCTCCAAAAGTTAAACTGATGCTATTCCCGGAATTAGCAGCAACAGGATATTTTCTATCATCTGCAATTCGGCAATATGCCGAGACTCCAAATGGCTGGATTGCCCGGTACCTGTCGGAAGTAGCAAGAAAAAATAAGATGTATATTTCCTACGGGTATGTGGAATCAGGCAGTAAAGGTGAGATTTTTAATTCCCTGAGGTTCATTGATAATCATGGTAAATGGATTGCTAACTATCGCAAAATTCATATTACAGAGTTGGAAAGGGGGATCTTCTCCCCTGGAAGTGAGATTGTATCCACAAAAACGGAATTGGGGCATATCGGATTCATGATATGTTGGGACCTTGCTTTCCCGGAATTGGCCCGTATGTTAGCGGTTAGAGGGGCAGACCTGATTTTAAATCCAAGTGCATGGGAAAAGCCGTATGATGCCCCTTTTTTGCGTTTTGCAATGGCGAGAGCGATTGACAATACTGTTTATGTAGCTGCTTGTAATCATGTAGGTCAGTCTAACGATCTTATATTCTTTGGCAGATCAGGTCTATATGGTCCGGATGGTACTGCTGTTGTTTTAGCGGCGGAAGATGATGAGAAAGTAATCGTAGGTGAAGTTGATTTAGCGTATCGGAAAAAAGTGCAGTCAAACTTTTATACGATGCTAAAGGAAAGACGCAAAGATTTGTATGCACTGAAAGGGGAGGAATCATCACATGTTCAAAGCGGAAAAGATTGTTGACTTATCAATTCCCCTAACTAATGACACTCCAATTTATCCAGGTGATCCTCAACCGAACATCAGGGTTGCTGCCACAATTGAAAACGAAGGATACAATGTTCACTATGTCCATATCGGATCGCACACAGGGACACATGTTGATGCTCCTTACCATATTTGTCCCAATGGTAAGAAAATTGATCAATCAGACTTACATCTCTTTATTGGAACAGGTGTTGTGATCCCTGTGCTTGGAAAAGGGGAACAGGAAGCAATTGTACTAGATGATGTTGAGGCTTATTTGGACCAGCTCTCGCCCGGTAAAATTGTATTATTTTATACAGGATGGTCACAATACGCAGGAGAAGAGAAGTATTTCCGCCATCCTTATGTTCACGTAGATGTCATTCAAGAAATGATCAAAAGAGGCATTCGTACTTTTTTTATTGATGCCATAAATATTGATTTGACCGGGGGTACATCGTTCCCGGTCCATGATGCGATCGCCGCGGTAAATGGAATCATAGGAGAAAATCTAACCAATTTTGGAGCGATTGATTTTCCGGATCCACTGGTATGTGCTTTTCCCTTGCCAATTGCAGGATCAGATGGATCACCTGTCAGAGCCGTAGCTATTAAGGTTCATAAAGAATAGGTTTATTTTTGCTATAGATAGATGTGTATGCGTCTATCGTTTTATTATCATATAAATATGAAACGCTTTCATGTATGAAAAAATCCCGTGATAGAATAGATTCCCCTGTTTCATATTTTAAATGGAAAAATGGAAAAGTCATATACAAACCCAGCGGAAAAACCGCTGGGTTTGTATATGACTCGACTGCCGGCCAAATCCCGGCAGTCTTTTATTCCCCAAGCACCTCATCCACCACTTCTTCAATCACGTCCAACCCTTCCTCTAGCTGCTCATCGGTGATCACCAGCGGAGAGAGGACACGGATTACATTGCTGTAAAGGCCTGCCCCCATCAGGATGACGCCCCGCCGATTGCACTGCGCAAGGATCTTTCCGGCCAGCTCTTTATCGGGAGTTTTATCCGGACCTTTGACCAGCTCCATGGCGCACATGGCGCCGAGGCCACGGACGTCACCGATCTGTGGGTGCTTCTCCTGTAGCTTGTGGAAACGGGCTAGCACTTTCTCACCGATGATCTGTGCCCGCTCCGGCAGCTTCTCCTCCTCCATCATCTCGATCACCTTCAGGGCGGCGATGCACCCTAAGGGGCTTCCTCCGTAGGTGCCGCCGATCTCTCCAACATCCGGGGCATCCATGATCTCCGCCCGCCCCGTCACCGCGCTGATGGGAAGCCCTGCGGCGATGGACTTGGACAGGGTGATCAAATCTGGAACAACGTCAAAGTGCTCCATGGCGAACATTTTTCCGGTACGGCCAAAGCCGGTCTGCACTTCGTCGGCGATGAAGAGGATCCCGTGCTTTTGACAGATCTCATAAACGCCTTGGACAAAGGCTTTGGAGGGGACAACAAACCCGCCTTCCCCCTGCACCGGCTCCATGATGATAGCAGCCACATCCTCTGCCGGCACTTCGCTCAAGAAGAAATTCTTAATCCGATTGAGGAGTTCCCTGTCCAGCTCCTCCGGGGACATTCCTCTCGGAGCCCGGTAGTAGTAGGGATAAGGTAGCTTATACACATCCGGAGCAAAGGGGCCAAACCCGAATTTATAGGGTTTTACCTTGCTGGTCAGGGACATGGCCAACAGGGTCCGTCCGTGAAAGCCCCGCTCAAAAGAGAGGATCGCCCGCCGCCCGGTGTACTTGCGGGCGATCTTCACCGCGTTTTCCACCGCCTCGGCGCCGCTGTTGAGGAAGAAGGTCTTCTTTGCGTGGGCCCCGGGGGTGATCTGGTTCAGCTTCTCCGCAAGGGCCACATAGGGCTCATACATCATCACGTGGAAGCAGGGGTGGATATACCGGTTCAACTGCTGCTTCAACGCCTCTACCACCTTGGGCGGACAGTGGCCGGCGTTCAGACTGCCGATAGCTCCGGCGAAATCGATGAAGGTATTGCCATCCACATCGGTCAACAGCGCCCCTTCCCCCTTGGCGGCAAAGGTGGGTACGGTGTTAAAGGGACCCCGGGGAACGTTTTGCTCCTTTTTCTCCAACAGGGCTTTTGCCTTCGGTCCGGGGATCTCCGTGCGGAGATCGATAAATTGGTAAGAAGTCTTCGCCAAGTTCGACACCCCTCTTAAACAAAATCCTCAATCCAGTTTCACTGATACATATTTGGTCTCCAGAAACTCCTCGATCCCGTAACGGCCACCTTCCCTGCCCAGTCCGCTCTCCTTGAACCCGCCGAAGGGGGCTTGGGCGGTGGAGGGGATACCGTCATTTATCCCGACGATGCCGTACTCCAGCTTCTCAGATACCCGGATGGCCCGGGAAAGATCTTTGGTGTACAGGTAGGCAGCCAAACCGTATTCGGTGGCGTTAGCCTTTTCCACCGCCTCCTCTTCCGTTTCAAAGGCTTGGATGGGGGCCACCGGGCCAAAGGTTTCCTCCTGTTCCACCAGCATATCGGCGGTGGTGCCTAAGAGCACCGTCGGCTCGTAGAAATGGCCTCCCTCCGCACCCGGGCCCGTGAAACGCTTCCCGCCGGTAATTAGGCGTGCTCCCTTCTCCAAGGCATCCTCCACATGGCGCTCCACTTTTTTCAAGGCATACTCATCGATGAGGGGACCGATGTTGACTCCTTCCTGCAAACCATTTCCCACCTTCAGCTGCTGCACCTGACGGGCCATCTCCTTGGCAAATTGTTCCTGGATGCTCCAGTGCACATAAATCCGGTTGGTGCAGACACAGGTTTGCCCGGCATTGCGGAATTTGCTGGCGATTACTTCCCGGACCGCCGCCGTCAGATCGGCGTCGTCAAAGACGATAAAGGGAGCGTGGCCGCCCAGCTCCAGGCTAACCCTTTTCACCGTATCTGAGGCCTTTTTCATCAGGATCTTGCCTACTTCCGTGGAGCCGGTGAAGGTGAGCTTCCGCACCCGGGTATCCTCTAGCAGTACATCTCCAATCATCCGTGGATTCTTTCCCGTCACCAGGTTGAAGACACCTTCAGGTAATCCCGCTTCCGCGAAGATCTCCGCCAGCCTGCAGGCCGTCAGCGGCGTCTGTCCCGCCGGCTTGACCACAGCGGTACATCCCGCCGCCAGGGCGGGGGCCACTTTGCGGGTGATCATCGCCGCCGGGAAGTTCCAGGGGGTGATCGCTGCCACCACTCCGACCGGCTGCTTCAACACCCAAATCCGCTTGTTGGGGGCAGAGGCGGGAATGGTGTCACCGTAGATCCTTTTCCCCTCTTCGGCATACCACAGTACGAAGTCCGCCGCATACCGTACCTCTCCGAGGGCTTCCGGCAGGGGCTTACCCTGCTCCATAGTCATGCAACGTGCCAGTTCCTCCTCGTTTTCCCGCATCAGCTGGTACGCCTTGTGCAAAATATCCCCCCGCTCCCTGGCGGTGAGAGCAGCCCAACCCGGATACGCCCGGTAGGCAGCGTCGATAGCCTTTTTCACATCGTTGGCCGTGGCATCCGCTGCTGTCCCCACCACTTCACCCGTGGCGGGGTTGGTCACCTCGTAGGAAGCGCTGTTTTCCGACTTCACCCATTTTCCATCAATAAACAACTGATACTGCTTCAATGTGTTATTCCTCTCCTTTCAATTCGGCCACCGTTTGTCCGGCGTCGATGATCGATGCATCTTCCACCAGAAAGCGGAGCACCACCCCAGATTCTTCAGCCGTGATCTCATAGAAATTTTTCATCACTTCCACCAGTCCGATGACATCGCCTTCTTGTACACTCTGCCCCTCTTCTACAAATGGGGGCTCATCAGGGGACGGACGGCGGTAAAAGACGCCCGGCAGGGGAGAGGTGATCGCTTTGGCTTGTTGAGACATACTTTTCTCCTCCCATCTGGTTGATTCATCTACCTACGATCCTGGAAGGACACGATGGAAACCCCGTGCTCTCGTAAATACGCTGCGATGGTCTCCGCCAGCCGAACGGCTCCTGGGGTGTCTCCGTGTACGCAAACGGTATCGACGGCTACCTGAATGTCTTTTCCATCCAACGTCGCCACTTTTCCCTCAGTCACGGCCCGGTAAACCCGGCGGGCCACTGCTTCGGGGTCAAGCTCCTTCTCCATCGAGCGGGTAAAGACGATCTTCCCATCGGCGGCGTACTCCCGGTCGGCATAAAATTCTGCCGCCACCGGCTGCCCCATCTCCTTGGCCAGACGGTAAGTGACGGAGGCCTCCATGCAGTACAGGATCAGCCCAGGGTCCGTCTTTTGGATTGCTTCGATGATGGCCCGGCTCAGCTCCTCGCTCTCAGCAGCCATCATGTAAAGGGCGCCGTGGGGTTTGACGTGTTGCACCTCCATCCCGTAAAAGCGGGCAAATTCCCTTAACGCTCCCAGTTGGTAGATAAGATCGTCCTGGATTTCTTTCGGAGATGCGTGGATGTAGCGCCGGCCGAAACCTACTAAATCAGGGAAGCCACAGTGAATACCCACAGCCACCCCGTGGGCTGTGGCCATCTCCACCGTCCTGCGCATCACGTGGGGATCTCCGGCGTGAAAGCCCCCGGCGATGTTGGCAGAGGAGATGGTTTTAATCATCTCCTCATCCATGCCCATCTTCCAGGAGCCGAAGCTTTCCCCCATGTCACAGTTGAGATCGATCTTCATTTGCTTCACCTCGTAATGATCCGTTCTTTGACCTCGGCGATCCTCTTTTGCTCCTCGCGTCTCGCGGCGAGGGATTCCTCCCTGGTGACGGGGACAAAGCGGGCTTTTTCATTAGTTTTCATCTGCCCCACCTTGGCCAAATCGGCGCTGATCACCGTAGCGATGGTGGCATAGCCGCCGCCGGTCACTGCATCGTTCAACAGGGCGATAGGTTCTACCCCGTCGGGAACCTGGATGGAGCCAATGGGATACCCCAAATCCACCACATTGGAGGGGTTGCTGCCGGCGCCGAAAGGCTGTTCCCTGGGGACAAAGTGTAGGCGTGTCCCTTTAAAGCGGTAGCCCACCCGATTGGCCTCGGGGGTGACCGTCCATTCCGTCTCCAAAAAGGTGCGCTTGCTCTCCTCCGTCAAGCGGTAGCTGCACAGTCCCATCATCACCCGGATCTCGGAGAAGGTGGAAAAGGAGGGCCAGTACTCCTGAGGCACCCGGATCCCCGGCTCCGCTCGCCGTACTTGCTGGCCACC
This window contains:
- a CDS encoding LamB/YcsF family protein translates to MKIDLNCDMGESFGSWKMGMDEEMIKTISSANIAGGFHAGDPHVMRRTVEMATAHGVAVGIHCGFPDLVGFGRRYIHASPKEIQDDLIYQLGALREFARFYGMEVQHVKPHGALYMMAAESEELSRAIIEAIQKTDPGLILYCMEASVTYRLAKEMGQPVAAEFYADREYAADGKIVFTRSMEKELDPEAVARRVYRAVTEGKVATLDGKDIQVAVDTVCVHGDTPGAVRLAETIAAYLREHGVSIVSFQDRR
- a CDS encoding NAD-dependent succinate-semialdehyde dehydrogenase, translated to MKQYQLFIDGKWVKSENSASYEVTNPATGEVVGTAADATANDVKKAIDAAYRAYPGWAALTARERGDILHKAYQLMRENEEELARCMTMEQGKPLPEALGEVRYAADFVLWYAEEGKRIYGDTIPASAPNKRIWVLKQPVGVVAAITPWNFPAAMITRKVAPALAAGCTAVVKPAGQTPLTACRLAEIFAEAGLPEGVFNLVTGKNPRMIGDVLLEDTRVRKLTFTGSTEVGKILMKKASDTVKRVSLELGGHAPFIVFDDADLTAAVREVIASKFRNAGQTCVCTNRIYVHWSIQEQFAKEMARQVQQLKVGNGLQEGVNIGPLIDEYALKKVERHVEDALEKGARLITGGKRFTGPGAEGGHFYEPTVLLGTTADMLVEQEETFGPVAPIQAFETEEEAVEKANATEYGLAAYLYTKDLSRAIRVSEKLEYGIVGINDGIPSTAQAPFGGFKESGLGREGGRYGIEEFLETKYVSVKLD
- a CDS encoding carbon-nitrogen hydrolase family protein; the protein is MTEKKYQIGIVQARFANGEIKRNLEKMKEIVEKCKERSPKVKLMLFPELAATGYFLSSAIRQYAETPNGWIARYLSEVARKNKMYISYGYVESGSKGEIFNSLRFIDNHGKWIANYRKIHITELERGIFSPGSEIVSTKTELGHIGFMICWDLAFPELARMLAVRGADLILNPSAWEKPYDAPFLRFAMARAIDNTVYVAACNHVGQSNDLIFFGRSGLYGPDGTAVVLAAEDDEKVIVGEVDLAYRKKVQSNFYTMLKERRKDLYALKGEESSHVQSGKDC
- the gabT gene encoding 4-aminobutyrate--2-oxoglutarate transaminase, which translates into the protein MAKTSYQFIDLRTEIPGPKAKALLEKKEQNVPRGPFNTVPTFAAKGEGALLTDVDGNTFIDFAGAIGSLNAGHCPPKVVEALKQQLNRYIHPCFHVMMYEPYVALAEKLNQITPGAHAKKTFFLNSGAEAVENAVKIARKYTGRRAILSFERGFHGRTLLAMSLTSKVKPYKFGFGPFAPDVYKLPYPYYYRAPRGMSPEELDRELLNRIKNFFLSEVPAEDVAAIIMEPVQGEGGFVVPSKAFVQGVYEICQKHGILFIADEVQTGFGRTGKMFAMEHFDVVPDLITLSKSIAAGLPISAVTGRAEIMDAPDVGEIGGTYGGSPLGCIAALKVIEMMEEEKLPERAQIIGEKVLARFHKLQEKHPQIGDVRGLGAMCAMELVKGPDKTPDKELAGKILAQCNRRGVILMGAGLYSNVIRVLSPLVITDEQLEEGLDVIEEVVDEVLGE
- a CDS encoding purine-cytosine permease family protein, which encodes MSDITKGFGHDSVRPVPMNQRSMGLFSTFSLWVGANVVVTTVFTGMFFVPDLKYLTAIAVILFGSLVGAVPLILMGNIGTRTGLPTMVLTKGAFGERGAVLPSAVNTIILIGWTWIQAYMAGLSLDHAVTYLTGYSNINLFTILTEMAVVAITIYGHRGIEATENIVATLMIVLSVIVFGYMFVTYDIGNLIHMEAKKNPAITVMVAFDIVVATAFSWMPTVCDFNRNCISEKTGMIGTYLGYNLASLIAMGLGATVSGFSIMGNMKQTYDPVDLIGQNNPILGLVAAIVIFLSVLSTNVMALYSATMSYLSIFSRHRFWVPTLVMGIISIVGALLKNWLLEHFQSFLLMIGTLFIPVIAVVLVDYYILKHKHYDVNEIITGQNKTYWYWKGVNLRAYLAYVIGAVFAYYFSYIQTLPTGATILTFLLTSFIYWALMKLGKSTSLSYDYESRAV
- a CDS encoding biotin-dependent carboxyltransferase family protein encodes the protein MIKVRKPGLQTTIQDRGRIGYYHIGLPPSGAMDPFAYTVGNLLVGNDENAASLEITYMGPELEFGEDTLISVTGAEIPPKINGEPIPTWEAVAVKAGDVLSFGIVKGGARAYLAVAGGIDVPMKLGSRSTYTLCGIGGYEGRPLKAGDVLKIGGQQVRRAEPGIRVPQEYWPSFSTFSEIRVMMGLCSYRLTEESKRTFLETEWTVTPEANRVGYRFKGTRLHFVPREQPFGAGSNPSNVVDLGYPIGSIQVPDGVEPIALLNDAVTGGGYATIATVISADLAKVGQMKTNEKARFVPVTREESLAARREEQKRIAEVKERIITR
- a CDS encoding acetyl-CoA carboxylase; the protein is MSQQAKAITSPLPGVFYRRPSPDEPPFVEEGQSVQEGDVIGLVEVMKNFYEITAEESGVVLRFLVEDASIIDAGQTVAELKGEE
- a CDS encoding cyclase family protein, with the protein product MFKAEKIVDLSIPLTNDTPIYPGDPQPNIRVAATIENEGYNVHYVHIGSHTGTHVDAPYHICPNGKKIDQSDLHLFIGTGVVIPVLGKGEQEAIVLDDVEAYLDQLSPGKIVLFYTGWSQYAGEEKYFRHPYVHVDVIQEMIKRGIRTFFIDAINIDLTGGTSFPVHDAIAAVNGIIGENLTNFGAIDFPDPLVCAFPLPIAGSDGSPVRAVAIKVHKE